In Myxococcus guangdongensis, a single window of DNA contains:
- a CDS encoding polyhydroxyalkanoic acid system family protein, which translates to MGTLKFDIPHSLPKDQVKQRVEELLRYWGGKYGVKADWQGEGAKIVGKVMGIQLDASFVITDKAVEGEGTDPGMLLRGQAKSYLQKKFGAVLDPSKSLDQVKTSLD; encoded by the coding sequence ATGGGAACGCTGAAGTTCGATATCCCCCACTCCCTGCCGAAGGACCAGGTGAAGCAGCGCGTCGAGGAGCTCCTCCGGTACTGGGGTGGCAAGTACGGGGTGAAGGCCGACTGGCAGGGCGAGGGCGCCAAGATTGTCGGCAAGGTGATGGGCATCCAGTTGGACGCCTCGTTCGTCATCACCGACAAGGCCGTCGAGGGCGAGGGCACGGACCCGGGCATGCTCCTGCGCGGGCAGGCCAAGTCCTACCTCCAGAAGAAGTTCGGCGCCGTGCTGGACCCCAGCAAGTCGCTGGACCAGGTGAAGACCTCGCTGGACTGA
- a CDS encoding deoxyribodipyrimidine photo-lyase, whose amino-acid sequence MPNGFSWSELDVDSARVVVIKDVPLPSARRDFVLYWCMVNHRAEENHALDAAIALGNQLGLPVVVYQALRPDYPHASDRLHAWALEGMADLASAFASRGLPYWLELPHTTKQHRPRLAELGKRAAAVVSDFFPTYIIPGHLRGAARALDVPLFAVDASCVVPMQRIATAQAGAYTLRPKLQKLWPEYLGRTLRSRPVKAAAAGRALEPDFELADAKQARQELSAFHIDHKVAALEERGGRKAALKTLEAFLHGKLEGYDTERNDPGRAHQSGLSPFFHWGNLFAGEAARAAIRARGTDHPAVRSFLEELLVRRELGFNFCFHTPEDRQLSVQSLPGWARETLSTHQKDAREHLYSLEQLEHARTADGLWNAAQRELLERGRIHNYLRMLWGKKILEWSATPDEGLKRIAHLNDKYAVDGRDPASVANFMWVLGLHDRPFQERKVLGKVRPMSSPRTAEKFNLAPYMTRWGRPGDPPVKLKRSRRVAE is encoded by the coding sequence ATGCCCAACGGGTTCTCGTGGTCCGAGCTCGATGTCGACTCCGCTCGTGTGGTCGTCATCAAGGATGTCCCCCTGCCCTCCGCACGTCGGGACTTCGTCCTGTATTGGTGCATGGTCAACCATCGCGCCGAGGAGAACCACGCGCTCGATGCGGCCATCGCCCTGGGCAATCAGCTGGGGCTGCCCGTCGTCGTGTATCAAGCGCTGCGTCCGGACTATCCCCATGCGTCGGACCGGCTCCATGCGTGGGCGCTGGAAGGCATGGCGGATCTCGCGTCGGCCTTCGCGTCGCGCGGCCTGCCCTACTGGCTGGAGCTGCCGCACACGACGAAGCAGCATCGTCCCCGCCTGGCGGAGCTGGGCAAGCGCGCGGCGGCGGTGGTGTCCGACTTCTTCCCCACGTACATCATCCCCGGCCACCTGCGAGGCGCGGCCCGCGCATTGGACGTGCCGTTGTTCGCGGTGGATGCCTCGTGCGTGGTGCCCATGCAGCGCATCGCCACGGCGCAGGCCGGCGCCTACACGCTGCGCCCCAAGCTCCAGAAGCTGTGGCCCGAATACCTTGGACGAACGTTGCGCTCACGTCCGGTGAAGGCCGCGGCCGCGGGACGGGCCCTGGAGCCGGACTTCGAGCTGGCCGACGCGAAGCAGGCCCGGCAGGAGCTGTCCGCCTTCCACATCGACCACAAGGTGGCGGCGCTCGAGGAGCGCGGTGGACGCAAGGCGGCGCTCAAGACGCTGGAGGCCTTCCTCCACGGCAAGCTCGAGGGCTACGACACCGAGCGCAATGATCCAGGCCGCGCGCACCAGTCCGGCCTGTCCCCCTTCTTCCACTGGGGAAACCTCTTCGCGGGCGAGGCGGCCCGGGCGGCCATCCGCGCGCGCGGCACGGACCACCCCGCGGTGAGGAGCTTCCTCGAGGAGCTGCTGGTGCGGCGCGAGCTGGGCTTCAACTTCTGCTTCCACACGCCCGAGGACAGGCAGCTCTCGGTGCAGTCCCTGCCCGGCTGGGCGCGCGAGACGCTGTCCACGCACCAGAAGGATGCGCGCGAGCACCTGTACTCGCTGGAGCAGTTGGAGCACGCGCGCACGGCGGACGGCCTGTGGAACGCGGCGCAGCGCGAGCTGCTGGAGCGCGGCCGCATCCACAACTACCTGCGCATGCTCTGGGGCAAGAAGATCCTCGAGTGGAGCGCCACGCCCGACGAGGGCCTCAAGCGCATCGCGCACCTCAACGACAAGTACGCGGTGGACGGGAGAGATCCCGCGAGCGTGGCCAACTTCATGTGGGTCCTGGGGCTGCACGACAGGCCGTTCCAGGAGCGCAAGGTGCTGGGCAAGGTGCGCCCGATGAGCTCGCCGCGCACCGCGGAGAAGTTCAACCTGGCGCCCTACATGACGCGCTGGGGGCGGCCCGGGGATCCGCCGGTGAAGCTCAAGCGCTCGCGCCGCGTCGCGGAGTGA
- a CDS encoding DUF1015 family protein, whose amino-acid sequence MARVHPFTALLTPLARTLESSGYVPRSNAVPQPSHVRPLLEAANPSAELRRQRESGTLLRDARPALYVVEVHSPAGKLGGPPVRYLLCSLRQDAGTPLEDDPYRPRAWEAEPAVTLTADDHGVFRGLLAEASERSTLVWEGDYDGHRLSLRRIEPSPVSKRIQAVLDEAPMRPLSALSEGGPTLAAVVPLSDPGLEVLPIHRALKGVETFNEETFLTLVTAYARVYELDEPLDTPRGLIAARERLATLITGHHAVLLVLPGGRGRILRFRQGLDLAHLKGAPRNPTLRSLDLALLNALVLRTVLGIREPEAAGHPQVFPVQGLETLVQGVESGTFQVGFALNPPPIWEVRAVMEAQATLPPRTLRVEPLPPAGLLFLDTEA is encoded by the coding sequence ATGGCGCGCGTCCATCCCTTCACGGCCCTGCTGACCCCGCTGGCTCGGACCCTCGAGTCCAGCGGCTACGTGCCGCGCAGCAACGCGGTGCCCCAACCCTCCCACGTCCGGCCCCTGTTGGAGGCCGCCAACCCCTCGGCGGAGCTGCGACGCCAGCGGGAGTCGGGCACGTTGCTGCGCGACGCCCGGCCCGCGCTCTACGTGGTGGAGGTCCACAGCCCGGCGGGCAAGCTGGGCGGCCCCCCGGTCCGCTACCTGCTGTGCTCGCTGCGTCAGGACGCGGGCACCCCGCTGGAGGATGACCCGTACCGGCCTCGCGCCTGGGAGGCCGAGCCCGCCGTCACGCTCACCGCGGACGACCATGGTGTCTTCCGGGGGCTGCTGGCCGAGGCGAGCGAGCGCTCCACCCTGGTGTGGGAAGGCGACTACGACGGCCACCGGCTGTCGCTGCGCCGCATCGAGCCTTCACCTGTCTCCAAGCGCATCCAGGCGGTGCTGGACGAAGCCCCGATGCGGCCGCTCAGCGCGCTGTCCGAGGGCGGGCCCACGCTGGCCGCGGTGGTGCCGCTGTCGGACCCGGGCCTGGAGGTGCTCCCCATCCACCGCGCGCTCAAGGGCGTGGAGACGTTCAACGAGGAGACCTTCCTCACCCTCGTCACGGCGTACGCGCGGGTGTACGAGCTGGATGAACCGCTCGACACACCGCGAGGGCTCATCGCCGCGAGGGAGCGACTGGCGACGCTCATCACCGGGCACCACGCGGTGCTGCTGGTGTTGCCGGGCGGGCGGGGGCGCATCCTCCGCTTCCGGCAGGGGTTGGACCTGGCGCACCTGAAGGGCGCCCCGCGCAACCCGACGCTGCGCAGCCTGGACCTGGCCCTGCTCAACGCGCTGGTGTTGAGGACGGTGCTGGGTATCCGCGAGCCCGAGGCCGCGGGACATCCCCAGGTCTTCCCGGTGCAGGGGTTGGAGACGCTGGTGCAGGGGGTGGAGTCCGGCACGTTCCAGGTGGGGTTCGCGCTCAATCCGCCGCCCATCTGGGAGGTGCGTGCGGTGATGGAGGCCCAGGCCACGCTGCCGCCGAGGACGCTCCGCGTGGAGCCGTTGCCTCCGGCGGGCCTGCTGTTCCTCGACACGGAGGCCTAG